The following are encoded in a window of Oceanidesulfovibrio indonesiensis genomic DNA:
- a CDS encoding 1,4-dihydroxy-6-naphthoate synthase: MKLRLGISPCPNDTFIFHGLLYPQEHPEMTPPPYVFETTFADVEELNRLTMTGEPDVCKVSAHAAAFMLDDYVVLRSGGALGYGCGPLLLSMEPATIEDLWSERIAVPGRMTTGALLLELCGRSKGMGPSVKDSRPPVLYSEIMPALERGEIPAGVIIHEGRFTYQDHGLELVQDLGAWWEEAKGLPIPLGVIVMRRTLGRKMHVAMEKAMRRSLAAGLAHPDRAAGFIASHAQELDPRVIGQHVQTFVNNFSMELGREGERCVQTFLNSARGLHGLGPVVDIFPE, translated from the coding sequence ATGAAACTGCGCCTCGGAATTTCTCCCTGTCCCAACGACACCTTTATTTTTCACGGGCTGCTCTATCCCCAGGAGCATCCGGAGATGACGCCGCCGCCCTATGTGTTCGAGACCACATTTGCCGACGTGGAAGAGCTGAACAGGCTGACCATGACCGGTGAACCGGATGTGTGCAAGGTTTCGGCCCATGCCGCCGCGTTCATGCTCGATGACTACGTGGTGCTGCGAAGCGGCGGCGCCCTCGGCTACGGCTGTGGGCCATTGTTGCTTTCGATGGAACCGGCGACCATCGAGGACCTCTGGAGCGAACGCATCGCCGTTCCCGGCAGGATGACCACCGGCGCTCTCCTCCTGGAACTGTGCGGCCGGAGCAAGGGGATGGGGCCTTCTGTAAAAGATAGCCGCCCGCCCGTGCTGTATTCGGAGATCATGCCGGCGCTTGAGCGCGGTGAAATTCCCGCCGGAGTCATCATCCACGAGGGTCGGTTCACCTACCAGGACCACGGGTTGGAGCTCGTGCAGGACCTGGGTGCATGGTGGGAAGAGGCCAAGGGGCTGCCCATCCCGCTGGGCGTCATCGTCATGCGTCGAACCTTGGGCAGGAAGATGCATGTAGCCATGGAAAAGGCCATGCGCCGGAGCCTTGCCGCCGGCCTGGCGCATCCGGATCGCGCCGCTGGCTTCATCGCTTCCCACGCGCAGGAGTTGGACCCACGCGTCATCGGCCAGCACGTACAAACGTTCGTCAACAATTTCAGCATGGAACTGGGGCGTGAAGGGGAGCGCTGCGTGCAGACTTTCCTGAACAGCGCGCGCGGATTGCACGGCCTTGGGCCTGTAGTCGATATCTTCCCGGAGTAA
- the mqnE gene encoding aminofutalosine synthase MqnE, whose translation MLNPRFYESLGMDDIREKVVAGERLSLDDGLRLFECPDLSSVAALAHYDRMRRHAMRVTWVRNRHVNYTNVCANNCRFCAFHRKEGEEGGFTLSLDDILDKATSAGEITELHVVGGCHPDLGLDFFVNVLRALQERLPDVSIKAFTPVEIEHFAMLESISTREVLERLRASGLKMMPGGGAEIFHPEIRERICPDKVSGDEWLRISREAHSMGMRTNCTMLFGHVEDVEHRIDHLDRLRRLQDETGGFVCFIPLPFLTKNSALELPEGFAGVSALDILRTIAVSRLMLDNIPHIKAYWVMLGVKLALTALHYGADDFDGTVVEEKIGHMAGASSEQALTPEDIEAMARDCGFSPTERDALFQPKNAVAPQGEPQC comes from the coding sequence ATGCTGAACCCACGATTTTACGAGTCCCTCGGAATGGACGACATCAGAGAGAAGGTCGTAGCCGGCGAACGGCTGTCCCTGGACGATGGTCTGCGGCTTTTCGAGTGCCCGGACCTTTCCTCAGTCGCTGCTTTGGCCCATTACGACCGCATGCGCCGCCACGCCATGCGCGTCACCTGGGTCCGCAATCGCCACGTGAATTACACGAACGTATGCGCCAACAACTGCCGGTTCTGCGCTTTCCATCGAAAAGAGGGCGAGGAAGGCGGCTTCACTCTGAGTCTGGACGATATCCTGGACAAGGCCACATCGGCCGGCGAGATAACCGAATTACATGTGGTGGGCGGTTGTCATCCCGATCTTGGCCTGGACTTCTTTGTAAACGTCCTGCGAGCGTTGCAGGAAAGGCTGCCGGACGTAAGCATCAAGGCGTTCACGCCAGTGGAAATCGAGCACTTCGCGATGCTGGAGTCCATATCCACCCGCGAAGTGCTGGAGCGACTGCGCGCCTCTGGCCTCAAGATGATGCCCGGCGGCGGGGCCGAGATATTCCATCCAGAAATCCGCGAGCGCATCTGTCCGGACAAAGTGAGCGGCGACGAGTGGCTGCGCATCTCCAGGGAAGCCCATTCCATGGGCATGCGCACCAACTGCACAATGCTTTTCGGTCATGTGGAGGACGTGGAGCACCGCATCGACCACTTGGACAGGCTTCGCCGCCTCCAGGATGAGACGGGTGGCTTCGTCTGCTTCATCCCCCTGCCGTTTCTCACCAAGAACAGCGCCCTGGAGCTGCCTGAAGGCTTCGCCGGCGTCTCCGCCCTGGACATCCTGCGGACCATCGCCGTGTCGCGGCTCATGTTGGACAATATCCCGCACATCAAGGCGTATTGGGTGATGCTCGGGGTCAAGCTCGCGCTCACGGCACTGCACTACGGGGCGGACGACTTCGACGGCACCGTGGTGGAAGAGAAGATCGGACACATGGCCGGAGCCTCCAGCGAACAGGCGCTGACCCCCGAGGACATTGAAGCCATGGCCCGGGACTGCGGCTTTTCCCCCACCGAAAGGGACGCCCTGTTCCAGCCCAAGAACGCAGTTGCGCCGCAAGGAGAACCGCAGTGCTGA
- a CDS encoding TetR/AcrR family transcriptional regulator — translation MPQTEQNEAPASATFLNLPEEKQQRVYRAALHEFAAHGFGSASSNRIARALGIAKGSLFQYFGNKERLFHYVFDRVTGQFAEPLRTVREATHDAPLGARIRAALLAVSSFLDTHPEVYRLYTRMLFQESFPLREKLLSQIRSLSTKYWRSLVEDAKFRGELRQDVDTEAAVFFIDALMDRFFQARTLPYMDTGFGLHDDSRLDSCIDALVSCIERGLTKPC, via the coding sequence ATGCCACAGACTGAACAGAACGAAGCCCCGGCCTCCGCCACGTTTCTGAACCTGCCGGAGGAGAAGCAGCAGCGGGTATACCGCGCCGCGCTCCATGAGTTTGCTGCCCACGGGTTCGGCAGCGCCAGCTCCAACCGAATTGCCCGCGCACTGGGCATCGCCAAGGGCTCGCTGTTTCAGTACTTCGGCAACAAGGAACGGCTGTTCCATTATGTCTTCGACCGGGTGACCGGCCAATTCGCCGAACCATTGCGCACAGTAAGGGAGGCCACGCATGATGCTCCTCTGGGAGCACGCATTCGAGCCGCCCTCCTGGCCGTGTCCAGTTTTCTGGACACTCACCCGGAGGTATACCGCCTCTACACACGCATGTTGTTCCAGGAGTCCTTTCCCCTTCGCGAGAAGCTGCTTTCACAAATCCGCAGCCTGTCCACGAAATACTGGCGCTCCCTCGTGGAGGACGCCAAATTTCGAGGCGAGCTGCGGCAGGACGTGGACACTGAAGCCGCCGTTTTTTTCATAGACGCGCTCATGGACCGTTTTTTTCAGGCGCGCACGCTCCCTTACATGGACACGGGATTCGGACTGCATGACGACTCCAGACTGGATTCGTGCATCGACGCCCTTGTGTCCTGCATAGAACGAGGTTTGACCAAGCCATGCTGA